A segment of the Nostoc sp. TCL26-01 genome:
TTCTGCTGTCAGTGTTGATAAGGCATTATTTAGTTCTACTTGATTTTGCTCTAAGTTGCGAATTTGAGTTTTTATATTATTAGCATCTAATTCTAATTGCTTTTTTTGACTGGCGAAATTCCCTAAATCTCGATGCAGGCTATCTCTTTGGTGACGACAATCTACAATTTGATTTTGCAGTTGTTTTGATTCTGCATATAGTAGACTACGATGAGCTTCTAGTTGCTCAATTTCTTTGACTACACGAGATTTTAGTCCCTCCATTTCTTTAATATGCTTACGCAGGGAACTTAAAAGTAGTAGTTCATAATTTCTGCGTCGCCTATCTACAAATAAAGCGGCTGCATAGGTGGCAATGACTGTAATTGAACCTGTGAAAAAAGCTTGATTAAAATCCCATTTGGGGACTAAACTCAGTCCAAAACTCACACTAAAGGCAACTATGCCTAAGATAAACCGATTACTGACTATTACTGATTGCATATTGCTGATTTTTAGCGTAGTTAGGTTTTAGAATAGGCAACTTATCAATTGATGCAGCCTCATAGTTTTGCTCTGACATCTTTAGTTGTATGTGTTTGTGCATAAGATTGTTGTGAAAGTAACAAAATATTGAAATCATGCAACAATTATTTTCATGATTGGCCATCTACAGGATTGTGATTTGCGCCAAATAGTGCTATGTCTGCTTGCAAGAAGTCAACAAATTGTCTTGCTGTCCTGCCTGAACGACCATTATGGCGTGTTGCCCATTGTAATGCTTGATATTCTAAATCTTCTGGACTCAGAGTAATTTCGGCTTGTGCTGCTAAATGCTTGACTATTTGTAAATATGTTTTTTGATCGGCAACTTCAAAGGTTAAAGTTAAACCAAAGCGATCGCTAAAGGAAAGTTTCTCCTGCATCGTATCCCCAGCATGGACTTCTTCTTGATCCTTGGGATTTGGTCTATCGACAAAAAATTCTCGAATTAAATGACGGCGGTTAGATGTAGCATAGACAACTACATTTTGTGGGCGTGCTGTGAGGTTGCCTTCCAACACTACCTTCAGCGCTTTAAAAGCGTCATCATCCTCTTCAAAGGATAAATCATCAACAAAAATAATAAATTTCTGTGGGACTTCTCGTAAGTGTTCCACAATAGTTGGTAAATCTTGTAAATTTGATTTTGTCACTTCTAGTAACCGCAGGTGGCGATCGCTATACTTATTTAATAAAGCTTTGACTAGAGAAGATTTGCCAGCCCCGCGACTACCATAAAGTAATACGTGCAGTGCTGTCTGTCCTGATAAGAGAAATTCTGTATTTTTTAATAAAGCTTCTTGTTGCCACTCATACCCCACAAGTTGATGCAACGTTACTGTATCTGGGTGGGGAATACCCA
Coding sequences within it:
- a CDS encoding ATP-binding protein; this translates as MSASTSFSPQVQFLQRQAASLLLYQSVLQTDIGMAFLELLQAIRYNDADARGCLQAYGNYFHKLANSKQNWENYLISHILIDENPFSRLAQKQKFADLPPALVAATKHDLQVLQHLYECSSAILSQWVQTVAHLPISPVVWYLEQEHTGFSLQHLENWADGIEDLAAYYYQYGVGLFAQYRALRWQDGKFVGIPHPDTVTLHQLVGYEWQQEALLKNTEFLLSGQTALHVLLYGSRGAGKSSLVKALLNKYSDRHLRLLEVTKSNLQDLPTIVEHLREVPQKFIIFVDDLSFEEDDDAFKALKVVLEGNLTARPQNVVVYATSNRRHLIREFFVDRPNPKDQEEVHAGDTMQEKLSFSDRFGLTLTFEVADQKTYLQIVKHLAAQAEITLSPEDLEYQALQWATRHNGRSGRTARQFVDFLQADIALFGANHNPVDGQS